From Streptomyces sp. Edi4, one genomic window encodes:
- a CDS encoding amino acid adenylation domain-containing protein → MQQYAFPATSAQRRIWLVERLTPKTSAYHLPFALHLDGPLDTAALTAALTELVRRHESLRTRFEEVDGELTQLVGGEAAFAWETRETPAEELARVLAADAARPFDLGRGPLLRVVLHRLAPQRHVLAITLHHLVADMWSIGILLAELAKCYAGRGAELPELPIQYGDFAVWEGEARAADEEKDRAYWRTALSGAPELLELPGDRPRPAAQSLRGAMLPVELTAELSAGVRTLCRRAGVTPFMALLAAFQSVLARHSGSEDIVVGTGAAVRPAEAEGLIGCFINILPVRTSLAGDPTFTELLHRVRAAALAAFDHRSLPFERMLPERVTGPALSHNPLVQSLLLVQNAPLAAPDLPGLEVTVREVPRGGAQVDLNLQLREVGGRFTGTVEYASDLFDAPTVERLLGHWRTLLAAAVAAPDTRLSALPVLTDQERQRALVEWNDTAHTYPAAGPLLHELFEEQRALRPEEPAVVATTGELTYAELDAFAERVAARLTGLGVGPDTTVGLCLTKGPALVAAVLGVLKAGGAYVPLDPAYPAQRLAFMLKDAAPPVVLTERALAELLPDTGAELVEMDDAQDWPATRRRTAPAEPDHLAYVIYTSGSTGTPKGIAVPHRGVVNNLLDLNGTYGIGPGDRVLGLSSPSFDMFVYETLGILAAGGAVVVPHPDRARDPNHWVDLARRHGVTVWNSAPALADAFVRAGQERGVRLPKLKTAFLGGDWIPVALPERFRRIAPGLAFIALGGATEASIHSITYPVVESDPAWTSIPYGRPMVNQQAVVLTPALEPAPVGVPGELCLAGGGLTRGYLRRPGLTADRYRPHPAAGSGPVPAGARLYRTGDLARTRADGVIELIGRLDHQVKLRGLRIELDEIEAVLRRHPGVERAVVTARGEGDERRLVGYVVPAGGAQLAPSAAQLRGLLKADLPEYMVPAVFVTLDALPLSPNGKVDRAALPEPDERADREGAAFVAPRDDVERVLAALWAELLDVDQVGAEDDFFALGGHSLLATRLASALLETFGVELPLRDLFEAPTLAEQARRLAARGREAGADVAAVAEIAAGLLEMTDEAAHGLLVAHEKGLA, encoded by the coding sequence ATGCAGCAGTACGCCTTTCCCGCCACCTCGGCCCAGCGCCGGATCTGGCTGGTGGAGCGGCTGACCCCCAAAACCAGCGCCTACCATCTGCCATTCGCCCTGCACCTGGACGGGCCCCTCGACACCGCCGCCCTGACGGCCGCGCTGACCGAACTGGTCCGCCGGCACGAGTCGCTGCGCACCCGCTTCGAGGAAGTGGACGGCGAGCTGACGCAACTGGTCGGCGGGGAGGCGGCGTTCGCGTGGGAGACCCGCGAGACCCCGGCCGAAGAGCTGGCCCGCGTGCTGGCCGCCGACGCGGCGCGCCCCTTCGACCTGGGCCGGGGCCCGCTGCTCCGGGTGGTGCTGCACCGCCTGGCCCCGCAGCGCCACGTACTCGCGATCACCCTGCACCACCTGGTCGCCGACATGTGGTCGATCGGCATCCTGCTGGCCGAGCTGGCCAAGTGCTACGCGGGCAGGGGCGCCGAGCTGCCCGAACTGCCCATCCAGTACGGCGACTTCGCGGTGTGGGAGGGCGAGGCCCGAGCGGCGGACGAGGAGAAGGACCGGGCGTACTGGCGCACGGCGCTGAGCGGCGCGCCCGAACTCCTGGAGCTGCCCGGCGACCGCCCGCGTCCGGCGGCGCAGTCCCTGCGCGGGGCGATGCTTCCCGTGGAGCTCACGGCCGAGCTGTCGGCGGGGGTGCGGACGCTGTGCCGCCGGGCCGGGGTCACGCCGTTCATGGCGCTGCTAGCCGCCTTTCAGAGCGTCCTCGCACGTCACAGCGGCAGCGAGGACATCGTGGTCGGCACCGGCGCGGCGGTGCGCCCGGCCGAGGCGGAGGGGCTGATCGGCTGTTTCATCAACATCCTGCCCGTCCGTACCTCGCTCGCCGGCGACCCGACGTTCACCGAGCTCCTGCACCGGGTCCGTGCCGCAGCGCTGGCCGCATTCGACCACCGGTCCCTGCCGTTCGAGCGGATGCTGCCGGAGCGGGTGACAGGCCCGGCACTCAGCCACAACCCGCTGGTCCAGTCGCTGCTCCTGGTGCAGAACGCGCCGCTGGCCGCGCCCGACCTGCCGGGGCTCGAGGTGACCGTACGGGAGGTGCCGCGCGGCGGCGCCCAGGTCGACCTCAACCTCCAACTCCGCGAGGTGGGAGGACGGTTCACCGGGACCGTCGAGTACGCGAGCGACCTCTTCGACGCGCCGACCGTCGAGCGGCTGCTCGGCCACTGGCGCACCCTGCTGGCCGCCGCCGTAGCCGCGCCCGACACCCGTCTTTCGGCGCTGCCGGTCCTGACCGACCAGGAGCGGCAGCGGGCCCTGGTGGAGTGGAACGACACGGCGCACACCTACCCGGCGGCGGGGCCCTTGCTGCATGAGCTCTTCGAGGAGCAGCGAGCCCTGCGCCCCGAGGAGCCGGCCGTCGTCGCCACGACCGGCGAGCTGACCTACGCGGAACTCGACGCGTTCGCCGAGCGCGTCGCCGCGCGGCTCACCGGGCTCGGCGTGGGACCCGACACCACCGTCGGGCTGTGTCTGACCAAGGGCCCGGCGCTCGTGGCCGCCGTGCTCGGCGTGCTCAAGGCGGGCGGCGCCTATGTGCCGCTGGATCCGGCCTACCCGGCGCAGCGCCTCGCCTTCATGCTCAAGGACGCGGCGCCGCCGGTGGTCCTCACCGAGCGCGCCCTGGCGGAGCTGCTGCCCGACACCGGCGCCGAGCTCGTCGAGATGGACGACGCGCAGGACTGGCCCGCCACCCGGCGCCGTACCGCCCCGGCGGAACCGGACCACCTGGCATACGTCATCTACACCTCCGGCTCCACCGGCACGCCCAAGGGCATCGCCGTCCCGCACCGGGGTGTCGTCAACAACCTGCTCGATCTGAACGGCACCTACGGCATCGGGCCCGGCGACCGCGTGCTCGGCCTGTCCTCCCCGAGCTTCGACATGTTCGTCTACGAAACGCTCGGCATTCTGGCGGCCGGCGGCGCGGTGGTCGTGCCCCACCCCGACCGGGCGCGCGATCCAAACCACTGGGTGGACCTGGCGCGCCGCCACGGGGTGACGGTGTGGAACTCGGCGCCGGCGCTCGCCGATGCCTTCGTACGGGCCGGTCAGGAGCGGGGCGTTCGGCTGCCGAAGCTCAAAACGGCCTTTCTCGGCGGGGACTGGATCCCGGTCGCGCTGCCGGAGCGGTTCCGCCGGATCGCGCCCGGGCTCGCGTTCATCGCGCTCGGCGGCGCCACCGAGGCGTCCATCCACTCGATCACCTACCCGGTCGTGGAGAGCGACCCGGCCTGGACGAGCATCCCGTACGGCCGTCCGATGGTGAACCAGCAGGCCGTCGTCCTGACGCCGGCCCTGGAGCCCGCCCCGGTCGGCGTGCCCGGTGAACTCTGCCTGGCGGGCGGCGGGTTGACGCGGGGCTATCTGCGCCGCCCCGGCCTCACCGCCGACCGCTACCGTCCGCATCCGGCGGCCGGCAGCGGCCCGGTGCCCGCCGGCGCGCGCCTCTATCGCACCGGTGACCTCGCCCGCACCCGCGCCGACGGGGTGATCGAGCTGATCGGCCGCCTCGACCACCAGGTCAAGCTGCGTGGTCTGCGGATCGAGCTGGACGAGATCGAGGCGGTGCTGCGCCGCCATCCGGGGGTGGAGCGCGCCGTGGTCACGGCGCGCGGCGAAGGGGACGAGCGGCGCCTGGTCGGGTATGTGGTGCCCGCCGGGGGAGCCCAACTGGCGCCGTCCGCAGCGCAGTTGCGGGGGCTGCTCAAGGCGGACCTGCCCGAGTACATGGTCCCGGCGGTGTTCGTCACCCTCGACGCGCTGCCGCTGTCCCCCAACGGCAAGGTGGACCGGGCCGCGCTGCCCGAGCCCGACGAACGGGCCGACCGCGAGGGCGCCGCCTTCGTGGCCCCGCGCGACGACGTCGAACGGGTCCTCGCCGCGCTGTGGGCCGAACTCCTCGACGTCGACCAGGTGGGCGCCGAGGACGACTTCTTCGCGCTCGGCGGCCACTCACTGCTCGCCACCCGGCTCGCCTCGGCGCTCTTGGAGACCTTCGGCGTCGAACTGCCTCTGCGCGACCTGTTCGAGGCGCCCACCCTCGCCGAGCAGGCGCGACGCCTCGCGGCACGAGGTCGGGAGGCGGGCGCCGATGTCGCCGCGGTGGCCGAGATCGCCGCCGGACTGCTGGAGATGACCGACGAGGCGGCCCACGGGCTGCTCGTCGCCCACGAGAAGGGCCTGGCATGA
- a CDS encoding amino acid adenylation domain-containing protein — protein MDPRLEHQDWISAIAATAAADPDRTAFEFSGRQDAPAERLSYGQLDRRARAVAARLRRRGLTDSPVLLLQPPGLEYVVSFVGCLYARAVAVPVYPPNRRPRSLERLVDIVADCGATVALTTAAVRERLLPGDPDGAVMDVLRLLASDRVPEEEAGDWVRPRVDADTVAFLQYTSGSTSAPRGVVLTHGNLLHNSALIQRAFHTTVRTRGMSWLPLFHDMGLIGGMLQPLYYAGSCSLMAPTAFAQDPLRWLREISRTRATVSGGPNFAYDLCADLATPEVLAGLDLSSWEVAFNGAEPVRAETFRRFADAYAPAGFRAEAFTPCYGLAEATLIVSCKPHGTAPARFQAPNALLAGVPDEAPGVPGSATGSGTTELVSSGRPDGSQRLEIVDPLTRRPAPAGAIGEIWLSGPSVAQGYWNRPEHSAATFGARLADEAENDESADEQTAKDRPAFLRTGDLGLLHEGELYVTGRLKDLIIVRGRNHYPQDIEHTVAGVHPALRPNCGAAVQVELAGTAELVIVQEVARDHQDDDLEALARAVREGVAEAHGVRPAAVVLIRAATLPRTSSGKVQRHVCAASYLAGDLTALAHSGRPQGAAAERPVALDAGALRAADPATRPALLLAALRALLAARLGMAADDLAPEHRLAELGLDSLGAVRLRHELRTTLGVDLALTEALALDLSGLSRLLAERFAAGAQEIGPTAVAEATEPGDHPLSPNQAALWFLHQVAPESPAYLVSAAFRVHGALDAAALRTALATLSERHAVLRSTFPRTGSGPVQRVHAALEPAFEQIDVSVLNAAELAALMTETAEQPFDLESGPLLRARLFTGADDGHRLVLTAHHLVADLWSLSLLLDELAAGYPAALKGEPTPAPVAAVPFAAFARRQAELPGTASGRRQLKQWERELTGVRTGTSLPADLPLPERQRLRGAAVPLAVDSATTEALTALARREGSTLYTVLLAAFQLLFARCTGEWDVVVGTPTHGRADAAFAGTVGSLVNTVPLRTRIEAAEPFTALLARVRDGARRALDGADVPFPALIELIRPDRDQGGRPLVRSLFSLQQAPGGHADALVAMATGRDGVPFTLGALDCSTLALPVGGSQFDLQLTLGAAEGGLAGSVRYDTDRYLPRTAEHFAARFVTLLSAIAADTARPVGALPLLPPAERRAALAEGNDTALAYDPADGVVRRFEAQAARTPRAVAVTAAGWQGGEQLDYRTLDRLADGVAARLRALGVAPGDHVAVLLPRTPPLLAALLGVLKSGAAYLPLDPGHPAERLALVLADADAAVVLTDLPGERVPAGDWTVLALDTVEEAERADDTLIAPESPAYVLHTSGSTGRPKGVVVPHRALANLLASFERDLPLAPGAGWLSVTTPAFDIAALEYFLPLVRGATVHLADAATAGDGSRLRGCLETGRVSHLQATPVTWQLLLDAGWSGTLGLTALCGGERLPAELAAELLSRGVRLWQVYGPTETTVWSARGELTEAGGALPLGSPVANTRLYVVDSVLEPVPSGVTGELLIGGDGLAHGYLGRPGLTAERFVPDPFTAVPGARLYRTGDLVRRGPDGALLFVGRADTQVKLHGHRVELGEIETALERLPSVRRAAVVVDGEGARARLVGYVEQRETPAAPAELRERLRRTLPGYAVPSVLMTLDELPLTANAKVDRRALPAPRAAVASETLEEPVGATERRIAALLAELLEVERIGRHEDLFERGAHSLLLARFAERVRAEFGAAPALHQLFERLTVAAVATLVEATAARPAGTPAGRPGPGPGGPVPLHRRTRPRRRPAPGSGRRHGRAGRGPGFAREPDRRRGRGLVREPGRRHGPGHALAREPRRRRGRHPGRPLRHRLGLRRRLGLRRRLGRGGGTMTAVPPLLTDRTKTGPDPVSSRPYLLRCPVCQESYQDDGLRLDCAVVHRPGLLRTEYAASFAPAPGSGPFRYRCWLPTRGQVLPEGSGGATYRAERLGRALGLKELWVAFSGYWPERGAALATGSFKELEAQAVLARLPERPPVLVVASAGNTAAAFQRVCSDQGVECVLVVPDAALPALAAAGERADCVRLVTVAGDYSDAIELADAIAARPGFQAEGGTRNVARRDGLGTAFLSAAETIGRLPDHYVQAVGSGAGAIAAHEAARRLLANGMPGSKRVPVSVPDRTPEPARAAASDGKHALPSGASTRFGALEVGTTESGTTDVRLGGPPKLTLCQNADHAPMFHAWRNGSAEPDVGSESATRAAVARAYARELTTRTPSYAAAGGVREILAESGGELRVADRAEAVAAARLFADAEGIDIEPAAAVAVAGLRKAVAAGRIRPEETVLLHVTGGGRARRRAATRAPGATGPDLSIPAGLDARAAADLVTGA, from the coding sequence GTGGACCCGCGACTTGAGCATCAGGACTGGATCTCGGCGATCGCCGCCACCGCGGCGGCGGATCCGGACCGTACGGCCTTCGAGTTCTCCGGAAGGCAGGACGCGCCGGCCGAACGGCTGAGCTACGGGCAGCTCGACCGGCGGGCCCGGGCCGTCGCGGCCCGGTTGCGGCGGCGCGGTCTGACCGACTCCCCGGTGCTGCTGCTCCAGCCGCCCGGGCTCGAGTACGTGGTGTCCTTCGTCGGCTGCCTGTACGCGCGCGCCGTCGCGGTGCCGGTCTACCCGCCCAACCGCCGCCCCCGCTCCCTTGAGCGGCTGGTGGACATCGTCGCGGACTGCGGGGCGACGGTGGCGCTGACCACCGCCGCCGTCCGCGAACGGCTGCTGCCCGGCGACCCGGACGGCGCGGTGATGGACGTGCTGCGCCTGCTCGCCAGCGACCGGGTGCCCGAGGAGGAGGCCGGGGACTGGGTGCGCCCGCGCGTCGACGCGGACACGGTGGCGTTCCTCCAGTACACCTCCGGCTCCACATCGGCGCCGCGCGGCGTGGTGCTGACCCACGGCAATCTGCTGCACAACTCGGCGCTGATCCAGCGGGCGTTCCACACCACCGTCCGTACGCGCGGCATGTCCTGGCTGCCGCTCTTCCACGACATGGGCCTGATCGGCGGCATGCTCCAGCCGTTGTACTACGCCGGCTCCTGCTCGCTGATGGCGCCCACCGCCTTCGCCCAGGATCCGCTGCGCTGGCTGCGCGAGATCAGCAGGACCCGGGCCACGGTGAGCGGCGGCCCCAACTTCGCCTACGACCTGTGCGCCGATCTGGCCACCCCCGAGGTGCTGGCGGGACTGGATCTGAGCAGCTGGGAGGTGGCGTTCAACGGCGCGGAACCGGTGCGCGCCGAGACCTTCCGCCGGTTCGCCGACGCCTACGCCCCCGCGGGCTTCCGCGCCGAGGCCTTCACCCCGTGCTACGGCCTCGCCGAGGCCACCCTCATCGTCTCGTGCAAGCCGCACGGCACCGCCCCCGCCCGCTTCCAAGCCCCGAACGCGCTGCTCGCCGGCGTACCCGACGAGGCCCCGGGCGTGCCCGGGTCGGCGACCGGGAGCGGGACCACCGAACTCGTCAGCAGCGGACGCCCGGACGGCTCCCAGCGCCTCGAAATCGTCGACCCGCTCACCCGGCGGCCCGCGCCGGCCGGGGCGATAGGCGAGATCTGGCTCTCGGGGCCGAGCGTGGCCCAGGGCTACTGGAACCGTCCCGAGCACAGCGCCGCGACCTTCGGCGCCCGCCTCGCCGATGAGGCGGAGAACGACGAGAGCGCCGACGAGCAGACAGCCAAGGACCGCCCCGCCTTCCTGCGCACCGGCGACCTGGGTCTGCTGCACGAGGGCGAGCTGTACGTCACCGGGCGGCTCAAGGACCTGATCATCGTCCGTGGCCGCAACCACTACCCGCAGGACATCGAGCACACCGTCGCCGGCGTCCACCCCGCGCTGCGCCCAAACTGCGGCGCCGCCGTGCAGGTCGAACTGGCCGGCACCGCCGAGCTGGTGATCGTGCAGGAGGTGGCGCGCGACCATCAGGACGACGACCTGGAGGCGCTGGCCCGCGCGGTGCGTGAAGGCGTCGCCGAGGCCCACGGGGTGCGGCCGGCGGCGGTGGTCCTGATCCGCGCCGCGACGCTGCCGCGCACGTCGAGCGGCAAGGTGCAGCGCCATGTGTGCGCCGCCTCCTACCTGGCGGGGGACCTCACGGCGCTGGCGCACAGCGGCCGTCCGCAGGGCGCGGCGGCCGAACGGCCGGTGGCCCTGGACGCCGGTGCGCTGCGCGCGGCGGACCCCGCGACGCGTCCCGCGCTGCTGCTCGCCGCGCTGCGCGCCCTGCTCGCCGCGCGCCTCGGCATGGCCGCCGACGACCTCGCTCCTGAGCACCGGCTCGCCGAACTCGGCCTCGACTCGCTCGGCGCGGTCCGCCTGCGGCACGAACTGCGCACCACCCTCGGCGTCGACCTCGCCCTGACCGAAGCGCTCGCCCTCGACCTGTCCGGCCTCTCGCGGCTGCTCGCCGAGCGCTTCGCGGCCGGGGCCCAAGAGATCGGACCGACGGCGGTGGCCGAGGCAACCGAGCCAGGCGACCACCCGCTCTCCCCCAACCAGGCCGCCCTGTGGTTCCTGCACCAGGTCGCTCCGGAGAGCCCCGCCTACCTGGTCTCGGCCGCGTTTCGGGTGCACGGCGCTCTCGATGCGGCCGCCCTGCGCACGGCTCTCGCGACGCTGTCCGAGCGGCACGCGGTGCTGCGCAGCACCTTCCCGCGCACCGGATCGGGTCCGGTGCAGCGGGTGCACGCGGCCCTTGAGCCCGCCTTCGAGCAGATCGACGTCTCCGTCCTGAACGCCGCCGAACTCGCCGCTCTGATGACGGAGACGGCCGAGCAGCCCTTCGACCTGGAGTCCGGACCGCTGTTGCGGGCCCGGCTGTTCACCGGCGCCGACGACGGCCACCGTCTCGTCCTCACCGCCCACCACCTCGTGGCCGACCTGTGGTCCCTCTCGCTCCTCCTCGACGAACTGGCCGCCGGCTATCCGGCGGCGCTCAAGGGCGAGCCCACCCCGGCCCCGGTCGCCGCCGTCCCGTTCGCCGCCTTCGCCCGCCGCCAGGCCGAGCTGCCGGGCACCGCGAGCGGACGCCGTCAACTGAAGCAGTGGGAGCGGGAGTTGACGGGAGTACGGACCGGGACTTCGCTCCCCGCCGACCTGCCGCTGCCCGAGCGCCAGCGGCTGCGCGGCGCGGCCGTACCGCTGGCCGTGGACAGCGCCACCACCGAGGCACTGACGGCCCTGGCCCGGCGCGAGGGCAGCACTCTGTACACGGTGCTGCTCGCCGCCTTCCAGCTGCTGTTCGCGCGCTGCACCGGCGAGTGGGACGTGGTCGTCGGCACCCCCACCCACGGCCGCGCCGACGCCGCGTTCGCCGGGACGGTCGGCTCTCTGGTCAACACCGTGCCGCTGCGCACCCGGATCGAGGCCGCCGAACCGTTCACCGCACTCCTCGCCCGCGTGCGCGACGGCGCGCGCAGGGCTTTGGACGGCGCCGACGTGCCGTTCCCCGCGCTGATCGAACTGATCCGCCCGGACCGCGATCAGGGCGGACGGCCGCTGGTGCGCAGCCTGTTCAGCCTGCAACAGGCACCCGGCGGCCACGCCGACGCGCTGGTGGCGATGGCCACCGGTCGTGACGGCGTCCCCTTCACGCTCGGCGCCCTGGACTGCTCGACGCTTGCGCTGCCGGTCGGCGGCAGCCAGTTCGACCTGCAACTCACCCTGGGCGCCGCCGAGGGCGGGCTCGCCGGTTCGGTCCGCTACGACACCGACCGTTACCTGCCACGGACCGCCGAGCACTTCGCCGCGCGCTTCGTCACCCTCCTGTCCGCGATCGCGGCGGACACCGCACGCCCGGTCGGTGCGTTGCCGCTCCTGCCCCCGGCCGAGCGCCGGGCCGCCCTCGCCGAGGGCAACGACACCGCGCTCGCCTACGATCCCGCCGACGGCGTGGTGCGCCGCTTCGAGGCCCAGGCCGCCCGGACCCCTCGGGCCGTCGCGGTCACCGCCGCCGGATGGCAGGGCGGTGAGCAGCTGGACTACCGCACACTCGACCGGCTGGCCGACGGCGTCGCGGCGCGGCTGCGCGCCCTAGGCGTCGCTCCGGGTGACCACGTCGCCGTCCTGCTCCCCCGCACCCCGCCCCTGCTGGCCGCGCTGCTCGGCGTGCTCAAGTCCGGCGCCGCCTATCTGCCGCTGGACCCGGGCCACCCGGCCGAACGCCTCGCGCTCGTGCTCGCCGACGCCGACGCCGCCGTCGTCCTGACCGACCTGCCGGGCGAACGCGTCCCGGCCGGCGACTGGACGGTCCTCGCGCTCGACACCGTCGAAGAGGCCGAGCGCGCCGACGACACCCTGATCGCCCCCGAGTCCCCCGCCTACGTCCTGCACACGTCCGGCTCGACCGGTCGTCCCAAGGGTGTGGTGGTGCCGCACCGGGCGCTGGCGAACCTGCTCGCCTCCTTCGAGCGCGACCTGCCGCTTGCCCCCGGCGCGGGCTGGCTCTCCGTCACCACGCCCGCCTTCGACATCGCCGCGCTCGAATACTTCCTGCCCCTGGTCCGTGGCGCGACCGTGCACCTGGCCGACGCGGCGACGGCCGGCGACGGTTCACGTCTGCGCGGCTGCCTGGAGACCGGACGGGTCAGCCACCTCCAGGCCACGCCGGTGACCTGGCAGCTGCTCCTGGACGCGGGCTGGTCCGGCACTTTGGGCCTGACCGCGCTGTGCGGCGGGGAGCGGCTGCCGGCGGAGCTCGCCGCCGAGCTCCTGTCCCGTGGCGTACGGCTGTGGCAGGTGTACGGGCCGACCGAGACCACCGTATGGTCGGCGCGCGGCGAGCTCACCGAGGCCGGCGGAGCACTGCCGCTCGGCTCGCCGGTCGCCAACACCCGGCTGTACGTGGTCGATTCGGTTCTTGAGCCGGTCCCGTCCGGGGTCACCGGTGAACTCCTCATCGGCGGCGACGGCCTGGCGCACGGATATCTGGGCCGTCCCGGCCTGACCGCCGAGCGCTTCGTGCCGGACCCGTTCACCGCCGTACCCGGCGCGCGGCTCTACCGCACCGGTGACCTCGTCCGGCGCGGCCCTGACGGCGCGCTGCTCTTCGTCGGCCGCGCAGACACCCAGGTCAAGCTGCACGGGCACCGCGTCGAACTGGGCGAGATCGAGACCGCGTTGGAGCGACTGCCCTCGGTGCGCCGGGCCGCGGTCGTGGTGGACGGCGAGGGCGCGCGGGCCCGCCTTGTCGGGTACGTCGAGCAGCGGGAGACGCCCGCGGCGCCGGCCGAGCTGCGCGAGCGACTGCGCCGCACCCTGCCCGGCTATGCCGTGCCCTCCGTCCTCATGACACTGGACGAGCTGCCCCTGACCGCCAACGCCAAGGTCGACCGGCGGGCCCTGCCCGCGCCACGGGCCGCCGTCGCGTCGGAGACCCTGGAGGAGCCGGTCGGCGCGACCGAGCGGCGGATCGCCGCGCTCCTGGCCGAACTGCTCGAAGTCGAGCGGATCGGCCGGCACGAAGACCTCTTCGAGCGGGGCGCCCACTCGCTGCTCCTGGCCCGCTTCGCCGAACGGGTCCGCGCCGAGTTCGGCGCCGCCCCCGCACTGCACCAGCTGTTCGAACGGCTCACGGTCGCGGCCGTGGCGACGCTGGTGGAAGCGACCGCCGCCCGTCCGGCCGGGACACCGGCCGGCCGCCCCGGCCCCGGTCCGGGTGGACCGGTCCCGCTACACCGTCGAACGCGCCCCCGACGGCGCCCTGCGCCGGGCTCCGGGCGGCGCCACGGGCGGGCCGGCCGTGGGCCCGGGTTCGCCCGCGAGCCCGATCGCCGACGTGGTCGCGGACTCGTCCGCGAGCCGGGTCGCCGACATGGCCCTGGGCACGCACTCGCCCGCGAGCCCCGTCGCCGGCGCGGACGCCACCCCGGCCGCCCGCTCCGCCACCGGCTCGGGCTCCGTCGTCGGCTCGGGCTCCGTCGTCGGCTCGGGCGCGGGGGAGGCACGATGACCGCCGTCCCGCCGCTCCTCACCGACCGGACGAAGACCGGCCCGGATCCCGTGTCGAGCCGCCCGTACCTGCTGCGCTGTCCCGTCTGCCAGGAGAGCTACCAGGACGACGGGCTGCGTCTCGACTGCGCCGTGGTCCACCGCCCCGGTCTCCTGCGCACCGAGTACGCCGCCTCGTTCGCCCCCGCCCCGGGCAGCGGCCCGTTCCGCTACCGCTGCTGGCTGCCGACCCGGGGCCAGGTGCTGCCCGAGGGCAGTGGCGGCGCCACCTACCGCGCCGAACGGCTCGGTCGCGCCCTTGGCCTGAAGGAGCTGTGGGTCGCGTTCAGCGGTTACTGGCCAGAGCGCGGCGCGGCCCTGGCCACCGGCAGCTTCAAGGAGCTGGAGGCGCAGGCCGTGCTGGCCCGGCTGCCCGAGCGGCCGCCGGTCCTGGTGGTCGCATCCGCCGGCAACACCGCCGCGGCCTTCCAGCGGGTCTGCTCGGATCAGGGCGTCGAGTGCGTCCTGGTGGTACCGGACGCGGCACTGCCCGCGCTCGCCGCGGCCGGCGAACGCGCCGACTGCGTCCGGCTGGTGACGGTGGCGGGCGACTACAGCGACGCCATCGAGCTGGCCGACGCCATCGCCGCCCGGCCGGGCTTCCAGGCCGAGGGCGGCACCCGCAACGTGGCCCGGCGCGACGGCCTCGGCACCGCGTTCCTGTCCGCCGCCGAGACCATCGGACGGCTGCCCGACCACTACGTACAGGCCGTGGGCAGCGGGGCCGGCGCGATCGCCGCGCACGAGGCCGCCCGGCGGCTGCTGGCGAACGGCATGCCGGGATCGAAGCGGGTGCCGGTGTCGGTGCCGGACCGTACGCCCGAGCCGGCCCGTGCGGCGGCGTCGGACGGGAAGCACGCGCTGCCCAGCGGCGCGAGCACTCGGTTTGGGGCCCTGGAAGTCGGGACCACGGAGTCCGGGACCACTGATGTGCGGCTCGGCGGCCCACCCAAGCTGACACTTTGTCAGAACGCTGATCACGCACCGATGTTCCACGCGTGGCGAAACGGGTCGGCCGAGCCGGACGTCGGCTCGGAATCCGCGACACGGGCGGCCGTGGCCCGGGCGTACGCCCGGGAGCTCACCACCCGCACGCCGTCCTACGCCGCGGCCGGCGGGGTGCGCGAGATTCTTGCCGAGAGCGGCGGGGAGCTGCGCGTGGCGGACCGCGCCGAGGCGGTGGCCGCCGCACGGCTCTTCGCCGACGCGGAGGGCATCGACATCGAACCCGCCGCGGCGGTGGCCGTCGCCGGGCTGCGCAAGGCGGTCGCCGCCGGACGGATCCGGCCAGAGGAGACCGTGCTGCTGCACGTCACCGGCGGGGGCCGGGCCCGCCGCCGCGCGGCCACCCGCGCGCCCGGCGCGACCGGTCCCGACCTGAGCATCCCGGCCGGTCTCGACGCCCGGGCCGCCGCCGACCTGGTGACCGGCGCATGA